The region AGCAACGTGGCGATCTGCCGCACGGCATCCTTCTCCGCGCCGTGCGCCTCCAGGTGCATCAGTTCCTGAAGCATTTGGTGCGTCGGATACTCGGACGGATGGAACGAGGCGAAGGCGAGGTTGCGCACCTCCCGGCTGCTGTCGGGTTCTTTCAGGTAGCGTAGGACTTCGCTTTCCGAAAAGCTCTCCAGATAGGATTTCGATTCGTCGCGGTGGGCTTCGGACCAGTCGCGGAAATCCGCGAAGGCTTCTAATGACGAAGTGCCGGGCGGCAGCTTGTCGCGCCGGTAAGCCATGAGCGCCACCGCGTGGCGGGCGATGGGAACCAGCTTTTGCGGGTGACTCTGGCACCATTCGTTGAAAGCGTCGTCATAGAGCTGATTGAGGTAACGGGCGATCTGCGCCTGTTGCAGCCGTTGCCGGTCTTCATCGGCGGGAAGCCCCACCATCCGGGCCACGAGTGCCGTGGCGGTGGAAAGGTGCAGCGGCGTCAACGGAAGCCCGGCGGTGTCCAGATAGTTCAGCGTGTGCGTGCCGTCGGGCTGGAGAATTATCGGCTCCGCGCCGGGTTCCACGGTCTTGGTGTAGATGCCGTAGGAAAGCCCTTCTTCGATCAACACCGTGTAATCAAAGTAGAGTTCCGTCTGTGAGAGCAGGTCGCACATCGTGACGGATTTCCCGGCCCCGCTCATCCCGAGAACCACGGCGTGCTGCGGTGTCTGCGATCCGCCCCCGCCAAGGAAGGTGCGCAGGCCGACAAGATTGTCGGCGTTCCCATCATAAAGCGCTTCGGCTCCGTCGAGATGTCCGGTGAATGTGGCGCTGATCGGCAGAAGGTCGGCCAGATAGGAATGCTCCGCGTAGAGATGGCGGCAGGTGTAACGTCCCCACAACCAGCCGGGCCACGTCTGGAAATACAGTTTTCGTGTGGTCGCGGGCAGCGTGCTTTCCACGTACTGAGCGCCGTTCATGGAGTTCACCGCGTTCTTGAGAGCGATGGCTTTGGCGGACACTCCGGCCTTGGTCTTGTCCCACACATGGATGACGAAAAGCGCCTGAAAGGGCAGCGTGTGCCCCTGCATGAGCGCGGCGATTTTGCGCTCCTTCTTCTGCATCGCCGTCAGCAGCGAAACCTTCTTTTCACTTGCGTAGTCTCCGGCAAGGCGGTCGTGGGCCTTTTCTTCGCGGGTGATTTCCGCGTGAACGGAAAGCGGTTCGACATTGACCGTGATGGCGTAGTCCAGCAGCCGCAAGTGGGTGAGCCGGTGAATGATGCCCGGAAAGGTTACGCGCGGCCAGCGGCTCATCACGAGAATGGAGTGGTAATGTCCATCCATCCAGAAACCGCCATCCGGCGAAGCGTGGCCTTCGCTGTGCCAGCAATTTTCCTGAATGGAAAGCTGCGGCTCAAAGGTGCTGAGCGGATCGAAGTCGAAACGATCCGCGAACGACGGATTGAGGAAACGCGCGTAGTGCCGGTAGTGGTCTTCATCGCTCATGGCGTGAAGCCTCGCGCCCTGTCCGCTGAAGATGTGGCGCAGAGTTTCCTCGACGTGGGCGAACTCCTGCTGAAGCTGATCCAGCAAGTGTTCGTAGTGCTGGGTCAATGCGGCGCGGGAGAGGCTGGACGAAGGCGAGTGGTCAATCCTGCGGCTGATCCACAGGACCAGTCGTTGACGGCGCAACTGCCGCTCGGTCATCGCCGTCCAGTAACGGGTGAAGCGTTCGTTGCGCACCCGGCGCGTCCAGACATTGGCCGCGTTCTGGGTTTCGTCGTGATAGCGCAGCAGTTCCTGCCGGTAGTCGGAATCGCAATACCACTGCACTTGCAGGCGTTGATGATCGTCCAGCGATGCCAGCAGCAGGCTGAGCTGGTCCTGAAAGCCGTTCAGTTCGGACGTGGCGGCGTTGGCGAGGTCGGGCGGTTCAAATACGAAACCTTTCGCAACGG is a window of Prosthecobacter algae DNA encoding:
- a CDS encoding TraC family protein; translated protein: MNKTNSISETAPNGYFVRDLIVYGSLRHGGAVAKGFVFEPPDLANAATSELNGFQDQLSLLLASLDDHQRLQVQWYCDSDYRQELLRYHDETQNAANVWTRRVRNERFTRYWTAMTERQLRRQRLVLWISRRIDHSPSSSLSRAALTQHYEHLLDQLQQEFAHVEETLRHIFSGQGARLHAMSDEDHYRHYARFLNPSFADRFDFDPLSTFEPQLSIQENCWHSEGHASPDGGFWMDGHYHSILVMSRWPRVTFPGIIHRLTHLRLLDYAITVNVEPLSVHAEITREEKAHDRLAGDYASEKKVSLLTAMQKKERKIAALMQGHTLPFQALFVIHVWDKTKAGVSAKAIALKNAVNSMNGAQYVESTLPATTRKLYFQTWPGWLWGRYTCRHLYAEHSYLADLLPISATFTGHLDGAEALYDGNADNLVGLRTFLGGGGSQTPQHAVVLGMSGAGKSVTMCDLLSQTELYFDYTVLIEEGLSYGIYTKTVEPGAEPIILQPDGTHTLNYLDTAGLPLTPLHLSTATALVARMVGLPADEDRQRLQQAQIARYLNQLYDDAFNEWCQSHPQKLVPIARHAVALMAYRRDKLPPGTSSLEAFADFRDWSEAHRDESKSYLESFSESEVLRYLKEPDSSREVRNLAFASFHPSEYPTHQMLQELMHLEAHGAEKDAVRQIATLLQPWCRNGLYGPLFDGETNLSLHGRIVHFELGCIPESAPELKAAAGFLITHHTRQHLVTLPRSQRKRIVYEEVARFLDIPEGEKIVRESYAQMRKFNCWTVSIVQQYARFKESRIRSTVFGNSRQFILLRQNDRADLEDIAQDIELPEITQQRIMGYPLPDQQPGRKFTAFTYFHLDTPRPLCGTVHNIASPEMLYCSSTSGDHFERRARQLKAHGDLIEGIVTEAERQSAETTANPTLP